AATCCCGAGCGGCCGCTCGCCGCCACCAGGCTTCGGAATCAGCACCCGCCGCACCGGTTGGGGGCGGTACGTCTCCGTGCGCAGCGCCTCCTGCACTGCGGCCAGCCATTGCTCCCGCCCCGCGGCCTCGATGTCCTCGAATGTCACCCCGTCCACGCCCGGCGCCCCGCCGTGCTGCTGGCTGAGCGCATAAGCGTGCGCCAGGATGTCCACCCGATACACCTTGTCGTACAGCAGGTAGAAGCGATAGGCCGGGTCCTGCTTGGCCTTGGTGTAGAGCGCCTCTTGGAGTCGCCGGAGCTTCGGTGGAGTTGCCAGGCTCACGCCAATCTCCCGCCCCTTGACTCGTCGACGCGCACCCCGAACCAGGGCGCCTTCCCTCCCGACCGGTTCTGTTGTCCGGCCAGTCCATGCGGTACCGTGCGCCCCTCCGACACCCCGCGCGGCTTCCACCGAAATGCGGACGTGAGAGCCGCGACCCCTCGCCGCGCTGGGCTTCCCGTGTTGCCCCGTGCTCTGTGTCGACGTGCCACGCCCACTACCCCGGTGAGCGATCGCCCCATCATCGGTCGGTTACTCCGGTGCGATCCGGCGGCCTTCCCTGTTTTGAGGGCAGGTCGGCGCTCACGATTTTCTTTCGAGGCCTGCTCGGGCTTCACTCGCGTTGCGGCCCGTCGACTCGCAGACCCACCCATGGTGGGCCGATGTCCCGAGGGCTTCAGCGAGTCGATTGCTCTTCTCGCCGCCTCGGTAGCTACTGGGGTGCACCGACAACTCCCCAGGCCGGACTTTCACCGGCAAGAACACAGCGCCTTTCACGGCACACCTCAAAAGGGTCCAGATGCGAGGCGGCGAGGGAGGCGCGGCCCGAGGCGTACTCTCTGTACGTTGAGGGCCCGCGCCGACCGAGCCAATGAAGCAGATGGGCCCTTTTCAGCGACCTGCCTTACAGACGGGTCTCGTCGACAGCGAGGCCGAGCCAGTGGCGGCCGACCAGCTCGTAGTTGGCGAGGCGTGACTGGATATGCTGACTGATGACGTGGATGTCCTGGAAGTGGCGCTGGATGAGATGGCTCTCGTAGACCGCGGTGGCGCCGGCGGCGTTGTAGACGGTATCCACGACCTGGACGGCCAGGCGAATGGCGTGAGTGGTGGCGAGGCGCAGGGTCGCGCGCTGGTCCAGGGTGATCGTGCCCGTCGCCGTCAGATGTGCCCAGATCTCGCGGACCGTCTCCGTCAGGAAGGCGCGCCCCGTGCGAACATAGGCCTCGGCGTGGCCGATGTCCGACTGGACCAGGGCCTGATCGCGCAGGAGCCCGGTGACGGATCGCGGGGTCTTGGCCCCGGCCAGCTCGACGAAAGCGTCGAGCGAGGAGCGCGCCACGCCGAGGGCCACCGCGGCGTCGCCCGAGGCGAAGGCCAGGGTGCGCGGAATCTGGTAGAGCGGGCCAGGCTCTAGTAATCGCGCCGCCGTCGACAGCACCGTGCGCGCCTCGGGCACGAAGACGTCGTGCACCGCGAAGTGGTGCGTGCCCGTGCCTCGCATGCCGCGGACCTGCCACGTGTCCAATCGCTCGGCCTCGGCGACCGGCACGAAGAGATAGCGCGTCTCGGGCAGACCGTCTGGCAGGAGCCTGAGCTGACCGTTCTCGAAGACCTGGGCATGCGAGGCCTGCCAGGCCGCGTGACGGCAGCCCGTGCTGAAGCCCTGGCGTCCCGTCACTCGGTAGCCGCCCGGGACGACCACGGCCTTGGCCGTCGCGCCCGGCGTATTCGCGACCACGGCGCGCGGCGTCTCGATCCAGATGGCGCGGGCGGCCGCCGGCGGCATCCGCGCCGCATAGGTCGCGAAGATCGCGCCTTGATTGATGGCCCACGCGGTGCTCGCGTCGGCTTTCCCCAGCTCCTCGATCACCTGGATGTACGTCGGCAGGTCGAGCTCCCCGCCCCCCAGGCTGCGCGGCACGGCGAGATGAAAGAATCCCGCATCGGCCAGCGCCTCGAAGAGCGGCCGCGGCAGCTCCCGCTCGGCCTCGGTCTCATCCGCGCAGGATCGAACCATCGGAGCCAGCTTTCGCGCGGCGTCGAGCGGCGATTGCGTTTCGTTGGGGGCCATGGGTCCCTGTCAGTCCTCGCGGTTGGCGACCCGGGGACCGCCGCTCACGTACACGGTCTCCCCGGTCATGAAGTTCGCCTGGTCAGAGGCCACGAAGATCACCGCCCAGGCGATCTCTTCGGGACGGCCGAGCCGCTGGAGGGGCAGGTCGCGCGAGGCCTGGGCGATCAT
The sequence above is a segment of the Candidatus Methylomirabilota bacterium genome. Coding sequences within it:
- a CDS encoding SDR family oxidoreductase, producing MIAQASRDLPLQRLGRPEEIAWAVIFVASDQANFMTGETVYVSGGPRVANRED
- a CDS encoding acyl-CoA dehydrogenase family protein — its product is MAPNETQSPLDAARKLAPMVRSCADETEAERELPRPLFEALADAGFFHLAVPRSLGGGELDLPTYIQVIEELGKADASTAWAINQGAIFATYAARMPPAAARAIWIETPRAVVANTPGATAKAVVVPGGYRVTGRQGFSTGCRHAAWQASHAQVFENGQLRLLPDGLPETRYLFVPVAEAERLDTWQVRGMRGTGTHHFAVHDVFVPEARTVLSTAARLLEPGPLYQIPRTLAFASGDAAVALGVARSSLDAFVELAGAKTPRSVTGLLRDQALVQSDIGHAEAYVRTGRAFLTETVREIWAHLTATGTITLDQRATLRLATTHAIRLAVQVVDTVYNAAGATAVYESHLIQRHFQDIHVISQHIQSRLANYELVGRHWLGLAVDETRL